The following coding sequences are from one Formosa haliotis window:
- a CDS encoding penicillin-binding protein, whose amino-acid sequence MFLFAAAVIFKLCTIQFVDGDKYRSLAEKRTIKSVTIPANRGNVYDVEGSLLATSVPKYDIRFDAMTPTSKTFEKYLKPLCDSLQEFGGKPSSYYQKQLRRARVERNRYHLIARDIGYSDYIRLRNFPMLNLGAFKGGLIVEQKTKREHPMGGMAERTIGYERIDENGNVTRPGIDGAFGVKYLRGTNGKRLKQNIGKGQWKPIADYNQVEPKDGYDVYTTINVNIQDIAHHALLKQLEYYEAEHGCVVVMEVETGEIRAISNLGRTKNGTYYEKLNYAVGESHEPGSTFKTMALMAALEDKLIDTSTVIDTGKGRKRFYGRTISDSHHGGFGKISAARSLEVSSNIGLATILDEGYSKQPEKFINHIKEWKLDKPFGISIIGEGKPMIPEPGHAKWSRNALPSMAYGYNMELTPLQTLTFYNAIANDGVMVKPRFIREVKELNKEIETFDREVINEKICSDKTLGEIRKILKNVVVRGTGKSLYNPYFSMAGKTGTAQTEYWMKDWKSSPRYVSSFAGYFPAENPKYSCIVVVHKPSTKKGYYGADVSGPVFKRIAQKIFTDTPIIDEVNTLQVADSPVEKEYEGYFKTAQDYKTIMPKVVGLPVMDAVALLENLGLEVEMDGLGQVKAQSIPQGEKIKKNQKVVLKIS is encoded by the coding sequence ATGTTTCTGTTCGCTGCAGCTGTGATCTTTAAACTGTGTACAATTCAATTTGTAGATGGAGATAAGTATCGTAGCCTGGCAGAAAAGCGTACCATAAAATCGGTGACTATTCCAGCAAATCGTGGGAATGTGTACGATGTAGAGGGGAGTCTCTTGGCTACTTCGGTTCCTAAATACGATATCCGATTCGATGCGATGACACCAACTTCAAAAACATTCGAAAAATATTTAAAACCGTTGTGCGATTCGCTTCAAGAATTTGGAGGGAAACCTTCTAGTTACTACCAAAAACAATTACGACGAGCACGCGTAGAACGCAATAGATATCATTTAATAGCTAGAGATATTGGCTATTCAGATTATATCCGATTACGTAATTTTCCTATGCTAAATCTTGGTGCTTTTAAAGGCGGATTAATTGTAGAGCAAAAAACAAAACGCGAGCACCCTATGGGGGGAATGGCCGAGCGTACTATTGGTTACGAGCGCATAGATGAAAACGGAAATGTTACGCGACCAGGAATAGATGGTGCGTTTGGGGTTAAATATTTACGAGGTACCAATGGTAAGCGCTTAAAGCAAAATATTGGGAAGGGACAGTGGAAGCCTATCGCCGATTACAACCAAGTGGAACCTAAGGATGGGTACGATGTATATACAACTATTAATGTTAATATTCAGGATATTGCGCATCATGCATTGCTGAAGCAGTTAGAATATTATGAAGCCGAGCATGGTTGTGTGGTAGTTATGGAAGTGGAGACCGGAGAAATTCGCGCTATTTCAAATTTAGGTCGTACCAAAAACGGAACCTATTACGAGAAATTGAATTATGCTGTTGGAGAATCTCATGAGCCAGGATCTACATTTAAAACGATGGCCTTAATGGCTGCTTTAGAGGATAAATTAATAGATACATCTACGGTGATTGATACAGGGAAAGGAAGAAAGCGTTTTTACGGACGAACTATTTCGGATTCACATCACGGTGGATTTGGTAAAATTTCTGCGGCAAGATCTCTAGAGGTGTCTTCAAATATTGGGCTAGCTACCATATTAGATGAAGGGTATTCTAAACAGCCAGAAAAGTTTATCAATCATATAAAAGAATGGAAATTAGATAAGCCTTTTGGAATTTCAATTATAGGGGAAGGTAAACCTATGATTCCGGAGCCGGGTCATGCCAAATGGAGTAGAAATGCACTGCCTTCTATGGCGTACGGGTATAATATGGAATTAACGCCTTTGCAGACCTTAACCTTTTATAATGCTATAGCAAACGATGGGGTTATGGTTAAACCTCGTTTTATTAGGGAGGTTAAAGAGTTGAATAAGGAAATAGAAACTTTTGATAGGGAAGTTATAAACGAAAAAATATGTTCAGATAAAACACTGGGTGAAATTCGTAAAATATTAAAAAATGTAGTAGTACGCGGAACAGGGAAATCTCTGTATAATCCGTATTTCTCTATGGCAGGAAAAACAGGTACCGCACAAACCGAATATTGGATGAAAGACTGGAAGTCTTCACCACGGTATGTGTCTTCCTTTGCAGGATATTTTCCGGCCGAAAATCCAAAGTATTCTTGCATTGTTGTGGTGCATAAACCAAGTACAAAGAAAGGGTATTACGGAGCCGATGTTTCTGGCCCTGTATTTAAGCGTATTGCCCAAAAAATATTTACAGACACCCCTATTATAGACGAGGTAAATACGCTTCAGGTAGCCGACTCACCTGTGGAAAAGGAATACGAAGGGTATTTTAAAACGGCACAAGACTATAA
- a CDS encoding alpha/beta fold hydrolase, which produces MTNRLKKEKNFIYMEVGEGQPIIVLHGLMGGLSNFGAVAEYFSTKGYKVIIPELPLYSLNLLKTNVKSFAKYLNDFIEYKEFKDVILLGNSLGGHIGLLYTKLYPKKVKALIITGSSGLYESAMGSGYTKRSDYEVMKKKAQEVFYDPEVATKEIVDEVYETVNDRNKLIKTLAIAKSAIRHNMGKDLPKMRQPTCIIWGKNDIVTPPEVATEFHSLLPNSDLFWIDKCGHAAMMEHPKEFNEILDSWLNTRNL; this is translated from the coding sequence ATGACGAATCGCTTAAAAAAAGAGAAGAATTTTATCTACATGGAAGTAGGAGAAGGACAACCTATAATCGTTCTTCACGGCTTAATGGGTGGATTGAGTAATTTTGGAGCTGTAGCTGAATATTTCAGCACTAAAGGCTATAAAGTTATCATTCCAGAACTTCCACTCTACAGTTTAAATTTGCTTAAAACGAATGTAAAAAGTTTTGCAAAATACTTAAACGATTTTATCGAATACAAAGAATTTAAGGATGTTATTTTGCTAGGAAACTCTTTAGGCGGTCACATTGGGCTACTATACACTAAACTGTATCCTAAAAAAGTAAAAGCTTTAATAATTACCGGAAGTTCTGGTTTATACGAGAGCGCTATGGGTAGTGGTTACACAAAAAGAAGTGACTACGAAGTCATGAAAAAGAAAGCTCAGGAAGTCTTTTACGACCCTGAAGTTGCCACTAAAGAAATTGTAGATGAAGTTTACGAAACTGTTAACGACAGAAATAAACTAATAAAAACTTTAGCGATTGCCAAAAGCGCAATTAGACACAATATGGGTAAAGATTTACCTAAAATGCGTCAACCAACATGTATAATTTGGGGTAAAAATGATATCGTCACCCCTCCAGAAGTTGCTACCGAATTTCATAGCCTTTTACCTAACTCTGATTTATTTTGGATTGATAAGTGTGGGCATGCAGCTATGATGGAGCACCCAAAAGAATTCAATGAAATCCTAGATTCCTGGTTAAATACCAGAAATTTATAA
- the mraZ gene encoding division/cell wall cluster transcriptional repressor MraZ has product MNSLIGTYECKVDAKGRLMLPVSLKKQLSAVLQDGFVVKRSVFNPCLELYPMEEWNVLMQKINKLNRFKKRNVDFIRKFTAGVKMVEVDGTGRLLIPKDLAVFGSISKEIVVASAVNIIEIWDKDNYEQSISGSADDFADLAEEVMGQDDEDYGIS; this is encoded by the coding sequence TTGAACTCATTAATAGGTACATACGAATGCAAAGTAGACGCGAAGGGCAGATTAATGCTTCCTGTTTCGCTGAAAAAGCAGTTGAGTGCCGTATTGCAAGATGGGTTTGTGGTAAAACGTTCCGTTTTTAATCCGTGTTTAGAATTGTATCCTATGGAGGAGTGGAATGTGTTAATGCAGAAGATAAACAAGCTAAATAGATTCAAAAAAAGAAACGTCGATTTTATTAGGAAATTTACTGCTGGTGTGAAAATGGTAGAGGTAGATGGTACTGGACGTTTGTTGATTCCGAAAGATTTAGCGGTTTTCGGATCGATTTCAAAAGAAATAGTGGTGGCTTCGGCTGTTAATATTATTGAAATCTGGGATAAGGATAATTATGAACAGAGCATAAGTGGTTCGGCTGATGATTTTGCAGATTTAGCTGAAGAGGTTATGGGACAAGATGATGAAGATTATGGAATATCATAA
- a CDS encoding FtsL-like putative cell division protein, with protein MRKNVYNILKGAFLVSDDSFKNWRVIVFVSFLAFIMIASSHSADKKVHQIARMNDEVKELRSAFVDGRSKLMRVKMESSILNKMVEKGLMPSEIPPRKIKVKINK; from the coding sequence ATGAGAAAAAATGTTTACAACATATTAAAGGGTGCTTTTCTGGTTAGCGACGATTCGTTTAAAAACTGGAGAGTTATTGTGTTTGTGTCGTTTTTGGCTTTTATCATGATTGCAAGCTCGCATAGTGCAGATAAAAAAGTACATCAAATTGCGAGGATGAATGACGAGGTTAAAGAACTGCGGTCTGCCTTTGTGGACGGACGGTCCAAATTAATGCGAGTTAAGATGGAGTCTTCAATATTAAATAAAATGGTAGAGAAAGGGTTGATGCCTTCAGAAATACCACCGAGAAAAATTAAAGTTAAAATTAATAAATAG